The sequence below is a genomic window from Scatophagus argus isolate fScaArg1 chromosome 8, fScaArg1.pri, whole genome shotgun sequence.
GAAAGTGAGACGGGCTATTGAGGGAACGAAGCAATGGGGGAGTGGCTTGGTGAGAAAGCACATTTTCTCTGAAACCGTAGCGGCCGGGCGGTGCATATGTGGAAAACATAGAGCATCTTCCTGTACAGAACCCCTCAAAAAACCCTGATGGGGCCAAGCCCATGGTCAGGCAAACTAGTAAAAGGCCCCTGGTGGAAGATTTGAGTCCGATTTCCATCCTGCATATTAGTTGGACCTGGAGGTGAAAAAGGTGACTGCGTGTGATTGGTTCCCATCACAGTAGCAGTAAAACACAGTGGACAGGCCATAGAGTTATGCTGTCAGTCCCTTTGGTGTAAGCAGTTGTCCCTCATTCATTAAGTTCCCTCCTTGCTTGCTCTCTGTGATAGGAGCATCACACTACGGTGCTGATGCCACTGTGTTTGGGTTTGGGTCCACCAGGTGCTGAACCCACTTGCTGACTGTGGTGGTGAGGAGCGTGCTGGGAGTGTGAGGTGTGATGGGAATGCTGGCTGTAATGGCTGTGCTGTGAGTGGGCATGTTGGTGTGCGTGTGAGGTGTAGGCCGGGTGCTGGTGGTACTGcgtgtggggaggggggtggtagtggtggtggtggtggtaagGTGGTGGGTTTTGTGGAACTTGGCAGTAGTGGGAATGGTGACCGTGGAGTTGGGcctgcactgtgtgtgctgcctgTGCTGTGTGGTGCAGGTTGGTTGGGTGGGGCTTGTGGGATATAAGAGTTGGGTGACCAGGTGGAGGCAAAGCAGAATGGCTCTGAGATGAGGGCTTGCCTCGCTTGCTGCCAAAGAGTGACCCAAGAATGGAAGTCGATGCTGAGTTAGGGATGGGAGGATGGCCGCGGGGTGCGCCCTCACGTGGTGTGGTGGCTCTCCGGCGTGTGTGTGGACTGCTAATGATGGACCCCTGCAGGCGGGAAAAAAGGTAACAGCAGGTCCGTCAGACACTGTGCAAGTGCTGCTAGACAACAGCTACTAAACTACAGCTACAAGCCATCAGCAGGATGAATTCAGATTTCTTATTCCAGATAAACAAGTAGCAAAATGTCATAGGGCATGCAAATGAGaaactaaaaaaatgttttcatggtAGTCAGCAGCAACACCAGGAATATTTCAGCTTCAGATGAAGAGAGCCTATATTCAAAGGAGCTCTGCTGCTAAGGCGCTAACTGGCCTGAAACATTAAATCTGTAACAAGATTAATTACATAAACATCATCAGGAGCATAAATAATGGCATCAACAGGGgcagaaaagacaacatttcaTCTTCATTGCAGTCAGTGTGCCAAACCCTCATAAGAGTCACACATGCAACTTGTTATAATCAATGGCGGCATAGTTTCCACATGCAGAGGATGTGACAGGCAAACTCATCATCCACACATTAGCATTCAACTAGAAGTCAGAAGGCAGGAGGAACTAAGCTCTTGTGTGCAGACTACACAATAGGCTTGGACACTCCTCTCCCTTTTCTGGGTCCCACACTGTTCGCTATCCAGGTATGAATGTTCCTAACAAAGTGTTTCCTTTCACACATGCTTCATCTACCACTGGAAAAAAGACCACATGATATCTTTGAAAGCAGAATGAAATTTTCAGGGtcccagacctcaatccaacACATGAACTCATGGACACATGAAATGAGGgaaagatgaataaatgaaatccACATCTTTATAAGTCCGTGTGAAGATAATCAGCAGAACATCTGTCTATGAAGGCTACGTTCCTCCCTAAACCTTACAGCAGTTAAGAGAAGTTGTGGATAAGGGAAATAAGAAAGACCCGGACAGGGAGAAGGGCTGTAACAGTTTCCTCATGTCTCACAGAGCTACCACCCTGCCACAGAGAAGAGGAACCAAATGAAAACCGCTTGGATGTGATtgaatgaaagacagagacaggcgACAAAGGGAGGGTTCAGAGGAGGGATTAGTAGAGTCATGCTTGTTTGAAGATAAAGTGTATATTGGTCATATAACATGACCAAAACAGGAGATCTCTGGCTTCCACAAAGGGGCAGGATCAGAGGCAGGCAACCCATGCATGCACACTAACTGAGGCAAGCAGGTTATAAGGCATCccaggaagaaaaataaatgatccaAACAAATGGACTGGAGTCTATGAAGCAAAGGAGGTGTAAGACCAAAAATAAAtggtgtgttttcacagtgcaCATCATCACATAGAGAGTAGCTTGGATACCAGCTGCTTCCAACTTACTTCCATATTGCTGTCTAGTGATCCTGCACTGCTGCGACGCCCCCGCTTGCCTGCCCGAGACATGCAATACCACAGATTAGAGATCGACAGCACTCCTGGATCGACTACAGACGTTTAGGCCGCCCGCCAGTCCCGTAGGGGGCAGTGCAGTGGATTGTGACTGTGAGTAAGGTCCAAATatgagggaggaggggaaagcGCGTTCAGGTCGGGGAGGGTGGTGAGTGACAGGTGGTACTGTGGCTAACTGTATAGTGAAGTCACACCTTCACTCAGATTGAAAAGTAAAGCTGCTTTGAAATTTCAGTGATTTAAGTTTGAAAACGCATTCAGAATTGGAGGCTCGATCAAGTAATgcttaaaaaatttgaatgcATTCCCATAAATCTCAACAACTCCATGAACATCAAGTCTGATAGACCAAGGAAGTGTCCACGGGGAAGGTTTACCCAAAGATTGCGGGCTATTTCTAAAAACTTTGAACAGTGTTGATGCCGTAACAAATTTGTTTTCCCAGATTTTTGACTTGATAAAGTGTGACAACTCGTTCCTTCATGTTGTCACAAGATGTAGATTTGCAAAAGGGTCAAGGTTGGCGAAAAGCCAGTCTCAGTGACAGTCACAAAGGAGGAGACACATCAAAAGCAATACAGTGGTTGTTGCACATGGGATGTACAGGCATATACAGGTCTGAGGGCGAACAGAGCACTCTTGCCATTGTTAGGCACACTCAGCCAATGATACATGACCAATAATCACACATATACAGGAATATACCTGATGTGTATGGAAATAACACAGTAAATACACATGAAATGGAGTATGGcaggaaagtaaaaaaaagaaaacacttaacATAAATGACCCCACTAACATGCCACGTCCTGCATtgaaaaacacaggagacaggaggggtggagggactTCTACAGACTTCTTCACTGGCTGACCTATCATTTCCCATTGAGGTCGTGATCATAAGAACAAAGCATATCATTTTACCAACAGTGAGGCCGACCACTGActggatttcattttgttatcaAGTTAATCACCCGATAACTTCCCATAGCTGTTATCtgtaatgaatgaaatgtattCTTGCTTCAGAGACAAGAGTGGCTGTGTTAAACACCGATATTCATGGATGCGAAATGACTTAACACCAAGACTGAGACTAAACCTTGATCTCGTTGCTGCTTAAGAACAGTACACATCAGCACCGATTTGTTCGGTTCACAAAAATACGTGAGAGGAAATGGCAACATGATGATTGAATAAAACACAAGTTTATCATGAAATGTCTTTGGATTGAACAAACTTAGGTGTGCAAAAGTGctaagttttaaaaaaaaaagtgacaataaaaacatgaatggaAAAGTTCAGAAATTAACTCATCCAAATGATCAGGGGTGAGAACTGCCCGTCAATTTCATTCATCGCCGAGAAGACTagaaaaacagcatttctgAACAATTAACCTTCTTCTCAAACATGTCTGTACTCACACTTTTAATTGGAAAAAGGTGGAACACATCTTAAGTCTCCCTAGAACAAAGTATGCTGAGTACAAAATAAGTTAAACATTGAGGGACACACCGTCCAGACCAAACTATCCAATCATGACTGAGTTAGATAGTGGGTTTAAAGGAGAGAACTCTAAAATCAATGTATGGTGCCATGGAACAacattttgctatttttatcCTCTTCATATCATTACAGAAAGGTGGATGACAGAAGGAGCACTTTTCCTTCAAAGAACTGGCTGGAAAAAAGAGGTTTTGGCCGTACCTGCTTCAGAGAGGTCTCGCAGGGAGCTGCTGAGGGCGCTCCTCTTCAGGCCCTCTCCCATGGCGTAAGTGTCGTCCAGACTGGCGCGGTTCATGCTGCCGTTGCCAGCTTCCTTCTTCAGACCGGAGCTCTGCGACATGCTGGGCCTGACCACCCCCTTCTGCTTCTCCAGCTCAGCTGTGGAAAAGAGCCAAGGAAAGACTGAGGTAAGTGGCAGCGGTTTTACATCTCACTCTGGCCAGGGAATGACTTTATAACTTGTCTTTGATGTATTCAGCCACCTTTCGTTGTAGGAAATTCATGAATGTCCACTATTGCTCTACATAATTTCTCTCATCCTGTTCTTGTATGTCCTACCAGAATCAGGTTTTGAgtgtccagaaaaaaaaaactactttcCTTCTGTTTGCCATCCTGTGAACTCTGTAAAAATTCTCCCTCGTAATGTGTCACAGCTGAGTAATGAGGACCATGCCCTGTTTCTACTTTACACAGCCTGAGGTAAACAGAGtaagaagagggggagggaaggggTAAAAAAGGGAGCTCACACTCTATTCTGTATTTCTCCATTTCCTGGACCTCGGCAATGGACTCTCGTAGGTCATCTGTGAACTTTTTGCGGTCCTGGGGGTTGGGCGCGTTAAAGTTGATGAGGACTTTGATGTCTGCACCTGGTATCGCTGATGTAAGTCTGATTCCATTTGGGTAATCTGGAGCAAAGgcaagcagagagggagagacattTACACAAGGGCCATTGATCAAAACCaaagttaaaacacatttggcGAATCTGTCTGAAGTTCGGAGTATAAACAGTGTCACAGCCCATTGGTTTGACTTCCCATTCCTGTTGGATGTGTTGCTGTGCTAAATCAAACCCTGTGATGTAAACACTTGTCAGCTAACACGCCACAGGGATTAAGACAGAATAATAGGAAACACTACTTACACTGACTTTCAAACAGCATGACTTGCATCCCATACAAAGAGAAGGACTGTCTGAAGCTGTACGTCACGgagttcttctttttctgaaaaatctTGGTTACCTGAAATCATGCAAAGAGGACATTTTAAGGGTTGGTctaaagagagagaagaggagaggaagggagaggagatgagaggagaggagagggctTTTACCACTAGGAGGTCATTGAACAGGAAGATCTCCCGCTGATGCAGGCCCAGCTTCTGGAGCTTGTTGGGATCTGGCACTTCAAACAGGCGGCAGTAACATACCAGCCGGCGATGGGGCAGCGACAGCACCTacaaggaaggaaaaaaaagagcacagatACCAACACTTCAGAGGTCGTTATGGCCTCGGTGCAAAAGGTAATAAGGAACAGAAGTCACGTCTTCCTCTGAGCAGAATTTAAAGGAGCCAACGGATGATTGATATACTCCTCCTACATCTTTTGCATTCTTGATGAAAACCCTGTTAAAATTACTAAGCTATCTACATCTTTATACATCCCATAATATCCTGAAACAGGAGAGTCCTTAAATGcaaaaaagcacacaacaaATATTTAACCTGGCAATGGAACTTTAAAATCAGTATTAATTTATTACAGAAAAATCAACTAGTGCCAAGTGAGCACTAGTATAAAAGTTATGAtaaccaataataataataatccataaAGAAGAGGGATGGGGGATGGGGGATCTACAGTATATTGCGCAACTGTGAGGTATCTGCATGCACTCCATAGTGATGTACACCTCTGCTGAGCACAGAATCTGTAAACACTGCAGCTAAGTGCCAACCAAGAAATTTATGTCCTGTCAAATCTGCCTCCAGGTTACAGCAATCTCTTATGTCTCAGTATCAGATGTGATTCTTCAGGAGGCAAATGTTTAGGTAATCTGACTGTAAAACTACCTGTATAATGTGCATTAACAGGTAGAGGTGGAGCTGTGCACTTACagtgaaatgatgaatgaataatgatCAAATATAACATGATTTATGGATATTTAGTCTACTTACACATCCCAGGCCATGGTGGAGTGATCCAATCTAAAAtagaaggacagagaggaagatatTATATGCAGCTGTTATGTTACTATGGCCCTTGATAACCCAAAAATTTAATCTCTCCTTCTTATTAAAGACCACATATAAGGTATTGTCCTTGCAGCCTGTGCACCTATAGCCTATTAACGTGGCCATGAAGATGCAGATGCAGGCTCTGTACAGGGTGGAGGTCTTTCTCTGCTGCCAGACTTGAGGGAGTCTGTAATGATGTTGGAATGAAAACAGATCCTCCCCGTGAAGCCCACTCTGAGCAGCACTAGTGGACCTTATTATTATGGAGAGGAATTCCAGTGTGGTTTTTATACTAAAGTGTTTTACCCAGAGTCTTCCTGGACTTTTAATTCTGCAGCTAAATGGTGACAAGGGGTCATTTTTCAGTACATGAAATTATTACTGGCAGAGCCGTCCATCACAACGGAAAACAACTGAAAGCAAGTCCTCTGTGCAAGACGTGCCTCAGCTCGAGGCTGTACAGGCTAATCACACTCTTAACCTTCACACATGAAAGAGACACCATTGTCTGCAGAATAATGCAGACAAGtgcctccctctgctcctgAGGGGCTGGAGCAACCAGAACTAAATGAGATAATAGCTCTTGCTCAGTATTCATACACAGAATTAAAGAGACTAATGATCGGGGAATCAATGGATTATTGCAATGTAACTTATCCCAGTTAGTTAAACACTGGTTTCAACCACTTCTCCCTCCAAGTAAGAACTATAATGTGCTAAGGTGGCAGAAAGTGTCCATTTTTCATCATACTGCAGCACTGGGTGGCATCTCTCAAGGGCTCTGGCTGTGTTAAAATCACAAGCGTGAAGGTCTAAGTCCAGGCATAAGCGTTTCACACTACAATATCCAATGGTACAAAGGATTTACATTTTCTAAATCTCCCTTTTCCCTTCATTGTTTAAAATCTATAAGTTCTGAGGTCAGTAAAATAGGAGAAAAGTAGCAGTGCTATTCATAGAAAGTGATTCTAGACAGATAAACACTATATAGactaaagtattgggacagggctgcttcagggtttgggctcggccccttacttccagtgaagggaaatcttaatgcttcagcataccaagacattttggacaatgctgtgcttccaactttgtggcaacagtttggggacggtccttttctattccagcatgactgtgccccagtgcacaaagcaaagtccataaagacatggttggatgagttaggtgtgaaagaacttgactggcccacacagatccctgacctcaaccctatccaacacctttgggatcaACTAGAATGGAGATTGAgagccagacctttttgtccaacatcagggcctgacttcacaaatgctctactgtatgaatgggaaaaaatcccacagaaacactcttgcagaaagccttcccagaagagtggaagctgttatagctgcaaagctgtctatgtattcagaatgcgatgtcattaaagtccttgtcATTGCAATGGTCAagtgtcctaatacttttgtctatataatgtagcTCTGTGTGTACTGATTAAAGAATAATCTACAATGTTTATATCTTATCTTGTCTATCTCAAATTATCCTCAGAGGTTAATGTTACAACTTGAAAATCACATCTTTTAATGAAGTCAGAGCAGATGTTAAAAGGTACTCACTGGTTTCTTTCCCACAATGAGCTTCTCAACCTTTTGCACCTGTGAGACGTGGTCTTCATTGGTCTTGAGCTCTCGCTTACGGATCCTCTCATAGATGCCGACCAGGGTCTCTCTAGGGATGTCCTCCCCATCATCCACACCTGACACACAGAGGGGAGAGCTGAATTACTTTCCAACATACAGTAACAGTCAATAATTAAACTGTACTGTGTCACAGCATCTGAATTATTACAATGGGGAAGCTAAAGCtaacaaaagaaattaataaagCTATATACATTTGCAAGGGAAATATTACAAGTACATAACAGTATTATGTATGTACTTTAAAATAtcagtaaatatattttcttcacAAATATACTAACAATATCAGTTCCAGAATTTGCTACCTCTCAAGTTCTTGATAAAGTCCTCCAgcttcatcttcctctcaggCTTGACGTTGGGGCTGTACATGTCAGTGTTGAGGAGGATGATGGCAAATGCCAGGATGAAGATGGTGTCAGGGTTCCTGAACTGTCGCACTACCGTGGGGTTGCAGATGCAGTAGCGCTGGCTAGAAACGTGAGACAGGAGAACAATATGACACACCACGGCTTGCAACAAGCCTCTGattacaaaatacacacacacacagagacacacacccaTGAATCATGCTCACagtgaggaaatgttttcaacacCTCCAGCCGAAAACAGAAGTGATGCTTGAACTGGTTCTCCTTATGTACCAATAATTATCTTGGTAACACAGCTGTGCGGAAAGCATGTGATCTCACCTGAAGGCTTCAATGAGCCGCTCCACTTTCTGGGCCTCACCCTGAACACGGATGTGGTTCTGAAACTTCCTGAGAGCCTCATCCAGCTCCATGCCCTGGAAGTCCATTTCATCTACCACACAGCTGGTACATGATGGGGACAGAGGCacaatgaatgaaagaaaaacaaggcacAAACATCACCAATtcatttttatctatttttatttatttttaagaggGAGTTTTGGGAGATTTCTGTTCACATTTGTATCATGGGGTTTGTGGTATTCTTTTTTGTATTAAATTATCTACAAAAAGGCCCCAGAGTTTTGGTACTTGCTGCCTTTTTATATCACTGTGCACCTGGACAAGTGTCATGCACTATAcacaaattttaatttcacacattttcatctttccttcccttttctGTATCAAATGTAAATCAAATGTAATTCAGTTTagagaaagtggaaaaaaagataCTTACTCCAACACATCTCTGTTGAACTGTTTCTGTCGATTGCCAAGAAATTCTCCAATCATCTGCCTGCTCAGCCCCTTCctctgcagcaggaagtgagCCACACCAACCGGTGTGTCAGGGATGAATCCCCTCTCAGTCAGGTACTGGATGCCCTTTTCTGGCTTCCTGATAAATCCCGCATGGAGATGTAGGTAGATTTAAATATAGGGGAGAAAGAAATGCTACTGTTAAAGCTTGAATTCTGAGAAAATATACAATGGTAACTTCTTGAGGAAAGTAAGAGTACAGattcttaaagaaaaaaagatccattatctgttttgtttttttttcaccatttctgGTGAAAGTTGAACTAAATTGCGTAAAAGTTGGTTAAATGTTACTACAGCCCTAACACAGGCACAAATGCAACATCTTCCTTAAATGACAGGACAGGTTTATGTACTAGTGTCTTGTATTCTTTCTCTAGTTAGTGATTATTTGACAATTGAGGCAGAGTTTCAGCCATATAAGGCTCTATATCACAAAGAATCAGAAAGAAATCTTGTTACACTCACAATACTTTTGCATTTGACATTAATGCAGCTGATTACAGTTCATTCAGGGCAACACAGTGAGTGAAtgatttgtgtgtatatgtgtttacTTGCTAGGCTCTTGACCACTGCCAACACTGGTCAAGCGCCTGCTCCACCGTAGCAGAGTACCTACTTGTTGAAGAGATTCAGGCCGATGCGGTAGTGTCTCTTGCGTATAACATCATTACTGAAGATGGGCGAATCCCAGCTGTTGCGGGTCTCTTTGTGGTAAGTCTGCTTGCTCAGTGTCTGCTCTCGAAGGCTGTCTCTGGAGGAGGACTCAGAGCTGCAGTTGATGGTGTCGTTGGAGTTGGATGTGCTATTGATGCTGTCATTGTCCCCATCAGAGAAGTCAGATTCTGACTTACTCTGTCTGTTGGCTGATCCGTTGATGGCTAAGTGGCTTTCCAGCTGGCGATGGCGATGGCGCAGAGGTGCGTCATCATCCCGGGAGGAAGCTCGGGGTGGGGGTCCATGGATAATGTGTTTAGGGCTCGCCTGGGAAGATGTTACAATGTGGCCATGTGGTTCATACACAGGTGGGCGTTTGACAGAGCCACGTTCAGACCGGTCACTGAGCTCTGCGGAGCTGTCGCTCGGAGGTTCTATGGTCAACAAAGGAAGATGGTCCATTCTAAGACGCTGCTCTTGGCACTCAAGAGAAGGAGTGCTGCGGcagcttgtgtctgtgtcacGACCCTCATCTTTGGGGTCAATAGGCCAGTACTCCTGAGAGGAGTTGACTGAACGCAACCGCAAGTCCGATTCTGTGCTGGAGGGCTGGTCCCCTGACCTCGTCAGAGCAACAGAGGGGGACATGTCCTCCTCATCGATGAACAGAGTAACATCACTATAGGATGCCATCGTTTCATCGTGCAAGTGTCCACCTACCCTGCGGTGGGACTTAACCTGATAGGGCACTTCTCTCTCCACCTTCGAGCAGCCCATGGCCTCTGGGTCGGGACCCTCATCCCCCTGAAGGCTGCGACAGTTCAGTGCATCATCTATCGACTCAGCAAGAGATTTAACCTGCCTGGAAAAGGCATCTTCCAGCTCCGTGATGGCATCTGAAAGGTCACCCTGTGGTGCTGGGTGAGATGCCATGTTGGCTTGTTGGTGGACTTCTATATCTCCACATTCAGACTGCACCATGGACAGCGGGGTGCCATCTTCTGTCATGGACACCTGTCTCCCTTCAAAGTAGGAGCTGTGCACTTTCTCAGGGCCCTCGAATGAGAGCTGCATCCTCATGTTGGAGAGAACAATACGTCTGGACATACGGTTCTCAGACATAGAGCTCCTAAGACGTTCAAAGTTCTTGTTCATCTGATACTGGCGAAAGGCTGTCTGGATAGTGCGGGCTGCATGCCGAGTTATGAATCGTCCACCATATTTACGCTCCAGCATCTCCACCTAGACAGAAGACAGAATAAATTAACTGTCAAACTGTGCTACccatgaaatatttaatttgtttgcttAATTACAGATGGTTTATAAATTCATCTCCCTGGATGTTACTGATAATTTGTCTCTCCCAGTTGTCACTGCCTCTGTGACAACATAATAAAAGCTTTTCTTGCTTTATTTGTATCAGGAATAATCTCACACAGCTGGGTTTCTGATAAGTAACCCACAAACAATTCACaatctttaaagaaaaattGCCTGTCACTTGCAATATGAGAATGTAAGATGTTTTGACCAACTCCAACAGCAAACTACTTTGCAGTACCTGTTTGTCCTGGAGGTCAGCAGAGAGCTCATAGCTCTCAGAAAGCGAGCGGGACCGCTTGATggcctcctcctcagcctgcttACGGAGGATGGACTGCGAGTGCTGGAGCTTGGGCCGACGAGATCTCTGAGGTCCAGGCTGAACCCCGTGGCTGTAAAGTGGGCTGTCAAATCGGTCAGGGCTGATGGCGGAGCCGTGAGTCACCGGGCCCTGGCCATAGCTGGCCCCACCATCCAGGGAAGGGCCACTCTCACTGGGCCGTCCATCCCCTTCCA
It includes:
- the LOC124062733 gene encoding IQ motif and SEC7 domain-containing protein 1-like isoform X4, whose translation is MWKFKAFCLDYWHVLCLHPHNNFYKSVEGDGRPSESGPSLDGGASYGQGPVTHGSAISPDRFDSPLYSHGVQPGPQRSRRPKLQHSQSILRKQAEEEAIKRSRSLSESYELSADLQDKQVEMLERKYGGRFITRHAARTIQTAFRQYQMNKNFERLRSSMSENRMSRRIVLSNMRMQLSFEGPEKVHSSYFEGRQVSMTEDGTPLSMVQSECGDIEVHQQANMASHPAPQGDLSDAITELEDAFSRQVKSLAESIDDALNCRSLQGDEGPDPEAMGCSKVEREVPYQVKSHRRVGGHLHDETMASYSDVTLFIDEEDMSPSVALTRSGDQPSSTESDLRLRSVNSSQEYWPIDPKDEGRDTDTSCRSTPSLECQEQRLRMDHLPLLTIEPPSDSSAELSDRSERGSVKRPPVYEPHGHIVTSSQASPKHIIHGPPPRASSRDDDAPLRHRHRQLESHLAINGSANRQSKSESDFSDGDNDSINSTSNSNDTINCSSESSSRDSLREQTLSKQTYHKETRNSWDSPIFSNDVIRKRHYRIGLNLFNKKPEKGIQYLTERGFIPDTPVGVAHFLLQRKGLSRQMIGEFLGNRQKQFNRDVLDCVVDEMDFQGMELDEALRKFQNHIRVQGEAQKVERLIEAFSQRYCICNPTVVRQFRNPDTIFILAFAIILLNTDMYSPNVKPERKMKLEDFIKNLRGVDDGEDIPRETLVGIYERIRKRELKTNEDHVSQVQKVEKLIVGKKPIGSLHHGLGCVLSLPHRRLVCYCRLFEVPDPNKLQKLGLHQREIFLFNDLLVVTKIFQKKKNSVTYSFRQSFSLYGMQVMLFESQYYPNGIRLTSAIPGADIKVLINFNAPNPQDRKKFTDDLRESIAEVQEMEKYRIESELEKQKGVVRPSMSQSSGLKKEAGNGSMNRASLDDTYAMGEGLKRSALSSSLRDLSEAGKRGRRSSAGSLDSNMEGSIISSPHTRRRATTPREGAPRGHPPIPNSASTSILGSLFGSKRGKPSSQSHSALPPPGHPTLISHKPHPTNLHHTAQAAHTVQAQLHGHHSHYCQVPQNPPPYHHHHHYHPPPHTQYHQHPAYTSHAHQHAHSQHSHYSQHSHHTSHSQHAPHHHSQQVGSAPGGPKPKHSGISTVV
- the LOC124062733 gene encoding IQ motif and SEC7 domain-containing protein 1-like isoform X5, which gives rise to MSDASGDVTAIWNAMWRYCISSRTISVEGDGRPSESGPSLDGGASYGQGPVTHGSAISPDRFDSPLYSHGVQPGPQRSRRPKLQHSQSILRKQAEEEAIKRSRSLSESYELSADLQDKQVEMLERKYGGRFITRHAARTIQTAFRQYQMNKNFERLRSSMSENRMSRRIVLSNMRMQLSFEGPEKVHSSYFEGRQVSMTEDGTPLSMVQSECGDIEVHQQANMASHPAPQGDLSDAITELEDAFSRQVKSLAESIDDALNCRSLQGDEGPDPEAMGCSKVEREVPYQVKSHRRVGGHLHDETMASYSDVTLFIDEEDMSPSVALTRSGDQPSSTESDLRLRSVNSSQEYWPIDPKDEGRDTDTSCRSTPSLECQEQRLRMDHLPLLTIEPPSDSSAELSDRSERGSVKRPPVYEPHGHIVTSSQASPKHIIHGPPPRASSRDDDAPLRHRHRQLESHLAINGSANRQSKSESDFSDGDNDSINSTSNSNDTINCSSESSSRDSLREQTLSKQTYHKETRNSWDSPIFSNDVIRKRHYRIGLNLFNKKPEKGIQYLTERGFIPDTPVGVAHFLLQRKGLSRQMIGEFLGNRQKQFNRDVLDCVVDEMDFQGMELDEALRKFQNHIRVQGEAQKVERLIEAFSQRYCICNPTVVRQFRNPDTIFILAFAIILLNTDMYSPNVKPERKMKLEDFIKNLRGVDDGEDIPRETLVGIYERIRKRELKTNEDHVSQVQKVEKLIVGKKPIGSLHHGLGCVLSLPHRRLVCYCRLFEVPDPNKLQKLGLHQREIFLFNDLLVVTKIFQKKKNSVTYSFRQSFSLYGMQVMLFESQYYPNGIRLTSAIPGADIKVLINFNAPNPQDRKKFTDDLRESIAEVQEMEKYRIESELEKQKGVVRPSMSQSSGLKKEAGNGSMNRASLDDTYAMGEGLKRSALSSSLRDLSEAGKRGRRSSAGSLDSNMEGSIISSPHTRRRATTPREGAPRGHPPIPNSASTSILGSLFGSKRGKPSSQSHSALPPPGHPTLISHKPHPTNLHHTAQAAHTVQAQLHGHHSHYCQVPQNPPPYHHHHHYHPPPHTQYHQHPAYTSHAHQHAHSQHSHYSQHSHHTSHSQHAPHHHSQQVGSAPGGPKPKHSGISTVV
- the LOC124062733 gene encoding IQ motif and SEC7 domain-containing protein 1-like isoform X8, whose protein sequence is MLERKYGGRFITRHAARTIQTAFRQYQMNKNFERLRSSMSENRMSRRIVLSNMRMQLSFEGPEKVHSSYFEGRQVSMTEDGTPLSMVQSECGDIEVHQQANMASHPAPQGDLSDAITELEDAFSRQVKSLAESIDDALNCRSLQGDEGPDPEAMGCSKVEREVPYQVKSHRRVGGHLHDETMASYSDVTLFIDEEDMSPSVALTRSGDQPSSTESDLRLRSVNSSQEYWPIDPKDEGRDTDTSCRSTPSLECQEQRLRMDHLPLLTIEPPSDSSAELSDRSERGSVKRPPVYEPHGHIVTSSQASPKHIIHGPPPRASSRDDDAPLRHRHRQLESHLAINGSANRQSKSESDFSDGDNDSINSTSNSNDTINCSSESSSRDSLREQTLSKQTYHKETRNSWDSPIFSNDVIRKRHYRIGLNLFNKKPEKGIQYLTERGFIPDTPVGVAHFLLQRKGLSRQMIGEFLGNRQKQFNRDVLDCVVDEMDFQGMELDEALRKFQNHIRVQGEAQKVERLIEAFSQRYCICNPTVVRQFRNPDTIFILAFAIILLNTDMYSPNVKPERKMKLEDFIKNLRGVDDGEDIPRETLVGIYERIRKRELKTNEDHVSQVQKVEKLIVGKKPIGSLHHGLGCVLSLPHRRLVCYCRLFEVPDPNKLQKLGLHQREIFLFNDLLVVTKIFQKKKNSVTYSFRQSFSLYGMQVMLFESQYYPNGIRLTSAIPGADIKVLINFNAPNPQDRKKFTDDLRESIAEVQEMEKYRIESELEKQKGVVRPSMSQSSGLKKEAGNGSMNRASLDDTYAMGEGLKRSALSSSLRDLSEAGKRGRRSSAGSLDSNMEGSIISSPHTRRRATTPREGAPRGHPPIPNSASTSILGSLFGSKRGKPSSQSHSALPPPGHPTLISHKPHPTNLHHTAQAAHTVQAQLHGHHSHYCQVPQNPPPYHHHHHYHPPPHTQYHQHPAYTSHAHQHAHSQHSHYSQHSHHTSHSQHAPHHHSQQVGSAPGGPKPKHSGISTVV